The sequence below is a genomic window from Marmota flaviventris isolate mMarFla1 chromosome 9, mMarFla1.hap1, whole genome shotgun sequence.
AAAGTCATATTATGAGATGGTGAATTTTGGAGAAAGGGAAACACAATTCAACACATAACagtaaagaaaatgtacatttaaagTACTTTGCTCAGGAAAATCAGTGTATTGAATTGTTGCCACTTGcctagagaaaaggagaaaaacatgcCTTTAGGCACACGTGGGTTCCTGTTCCTGCACACAGAGGCTCATTCCTGGCACACTAGGAACCTGATCTGGACTTTACTTCAGGGGCTTCTTACCTCTTTGGGACTTTTCAAAGTCAGACTTTGTAAATTGATGGAAGGAGGATAATGTGAATTctcaaaaaatatgaattataggATTTCCAATCAGAAGTCATTTTACTATTTTCAAGCAACTAGTAGATCAATTCAAATGTTAGCAGAATTTTGCTACTATACAGGTCCTGTTTTGTGATtggtttaaattatttataacttGATTTTCTCTTCAAAATCATATTGAGTACTCAAACCAACTTCTATTTTGAATTAGCTGAAGTACTTTTTCTGTTGtatactatttatttacttaaaccTTCCCTCTTGCTGCTGGTAGCTTGGGGACTGCCCTCTGGCCACAATCACACCTAGCCCATGTGGGCCTCATAAATCAATGATGAACTATCCCCAGTTGGTTTTAGACTCTGGAACACATTTGGCAGTATTGGAAGGAGAGAAAAGTCCAGAGAACCCAGGTTACTCCTGGGAATTGTAGACCAAATATTTGgttggaggaaagaaaaataagagaacagaaagagaaagacagaatgTGGTAATAAATAAGGGTTGCCCATTGCAGGAAGTAGAGAGAACAATAGTCCCATTACCCTCCCTGTCTCCACTTCTTTCATCTCTAAGCAGCACTGCCCCAGTCCTGACCTTTATTTGAAGGGTCCTTACTCTTGGTAAGGAAGAACCTTGGCCTGGTTCTGGGTCATTGTAGGGAATCTGGGTGCTCCCTATTGTACTTTCTAATGCCAAATCTTACTCTGTTGTCTTTCCCATAGTTAGAAAAGCAGGGGATTCTGCTTGTGGAATATGAAGTTCCCCTTGTAATGTGCCCAAACCTGCCACCCCAGAAGCAGAGTGTGGTCTTAGAAGAAGATGTCATTCAACTCTCACCATCCAGAGACTATTCACTGCAACCTGGGGACAAGGTGCTGGCACCCTGGGAGGCAGACCGACAGCGGTATGGTCCTGGCACTGTTCTCTTAGGCTTGGAGACAAAAGATCCTCAGAGAGGTAAGGGAAGCTTCTCTGACCCATCAGTCCCCAGAAGGAGCCAGGCTGGGGATAAAGCCAGAGCATATAGACTGAAAGCCATTAAAGAAagaatcttggggctggggctcagcagtagagtgctcgcctagcatgtgtgaggcactgggttcgattctcagcaccacataaaaataaataaataaaataaaggtatggtatccaactacaactaaaaaatattttttaaaaaagaatctttatGCCATCACTTGCTGCTTAACTTGGGGGTAGCAACAGATGCATGTtcataacttttatattttaggGAAAATAACTCCCAACTACCATTAGCTGAACCACAGTGTGGTGGGATTATTCCTGGATTCACACCAGGAGTCACCATTCATCCCTCACCAAGTCCTCTAGGGTCTAGGACTGAAGCCCACAGGTCTATAAGGAAGTGGTGATCAGGGGCCCATGAGGATGTCACTCTTGCCTCAGGGGTAAGGGCTTTATAAGTTTTTACCCCCAGAaagttgagaaattattttttcaaagagaaacTTTCTTGGGTGACTCCTCTGAACCCTGGTTTTTGGCATGGGTGGGAGTGTTTATCAGTCAGCTGAGGTTGTATTTTATGAGGGCTACAGCTTTCTCAGGCGCCAACACTTGAACAGGATCTCAGAGAAGGGTGTGTGAGGATCCAGGCAACAGAGCAGAGAATTCAGCTGAGGCTTTTTGCCTTTGTGGATGGGAGAACTCTTATTATTCTAACCCAAAGAAGAGGTAATTGTaacaaaatgttgtttttttctgttatttagcATCAAAGGAAGAAATCACTGTTCACTTCTGGAATGGCAAGACAGCTAAAGTACCTCAAGGTGGGGTCAGGTGGGTGCCCCCTGCTGCCTGGAAGAAGGTTGTGGAGAGGCTGCACTGGCCTTGCACCAGGGAGGACCTCAGTCCGCTCCTCTGGGCCCCTTGCTGCTCTCTGTTGGGGCCAGTCACTGGATGCACCACCAACCTGCCTCCTCTGGATGCTCCTTTCCTGTGCCCTCCCTGCCAACCCCATGCCTGCTGCCGGCTGCTGTGCCAGGGCTGCTTCTGCTGCTGTTCCTTGATGGGCCCCACCTGGTGGCCTCTAACTAGGACTTCAGAGATCACAGCCAGGGAATTCCTGGAGTCAGGACTGAAGCCCACAGCACAACTTTTGCCTCTGGAGGGTTCTAAAGAGGAGGCAGTAGCAGTGCATGCTCCCATGGctgtttcttcctcctccccttcttcttgTGAAGAGTCAGATAATGAGCTGGAGATGGGCCTTCCCCAGAAACTGATGGTGAACAGCGCAGTCAACACTGACCCCATCCTTCCTGAGAAGTGTTGGAGGCAGAGTGGCCCCTGCCAGCCTGAGTGGAGGTATTGGAGGAGGAATGGATCTGAACCACGTCCTGGGAAACCAGGTAAACCAAAGGCACTGCGTTGTCTTCCAAGATAGGTCTGAGGCTCCCCATCCATGTGTGTCTTAGCAATTGGATGCACCTGTCCACTCTGTTGGGCTTGGGAGTAATACTTTGGAGACCAGCCAAGTGGAAGGGGAGACTATGAGAAGACAGAAGTTATAGGGTTCCATTTAAACTGAGAGAGGAAGGATGGGCTATCCTTTGTGCTAaggtttgatatttttttctttctttaccaaTCTCTTTTGAGAGGAAACTGCCATTGTCCATGTTtgctccctccttttttttcccctggaggcCTTGATTTTTCTCTAGTTGAACAGTTAAAAATGCCTCCAGGTGTTGAGATTTGAGTTGAGGCCATGAGAAGCATAGAAATAGGTCCTTAAAAACATTGGTCATCAGGCCACATTCTCCAGATGAGCCCCATAGTAAGTCAAAATGGGAAGGACAAAGCACGACCTCATGCAATTCTTTACAACTAATAGAGGAAACCATGCTAAATTGTCATGCTGCCATTCCCAAGCTTCTTTACTTCGAACTGAGGACTATGACATGGCTTGATGTATTTGAGAAGCAGCATATTATTAATCTGCTCCAGACCCATTCTATCTAAATTCCTAATAGGGCCTAGAAAGAACAGAAGCCTAGGTCAATTGGCAGAGCTGTGTGGAGAAGGGGGCCTGGATAAGCCCAGCCTTAGGCTAGATTCTTGGAGCCCTGGAGACACTGATTTAATGTTCATTGCAGAGGCATCTGGGGCAGGCATACTGTGAGCACTAAAGAACATCACTGCTAAGGGCTTAGGGGTCTCTAGCCACTGCCCACAATGGGACTCACAGGGAGTCCTTATTTGGAGCCATTGCCTTATTTCTAGGATAGCTCAGCTAGAAGGACTGCTCAGCCCATGAGGATGTCACTCTTGCCCCAGGGGTAAGGGCTTTATAAGTTTTTACCTCCAGAaagttgagaaattattttttcaaaaagaaacttTCTTGGGTGACTCCTCTGAACCCCTGGTTTTTGGCATAGGTGGGAGTGTATATCAGTCAGCTGTAGTTGTATTTTATGAGGGTTGCAGCTTTCTCAGGTTTCCAAGCTGTGGGATCTTTTCCCCACCTCTGATAGGGAAACAGAAGCATAACAATTCACTTATGGTCAGCTGAgatcttcctcctctctccaagAGGAAACTGTGTATTGAAAATATAAGGTGGAGGGGAAAGGCCTTGAACTTCGATGAAATGGATCACTCTGTTCTCACAATGGTAAGCCTTGGCAACAGCTACTTGGAAACAGCTCTAAGATCTGCCCTCCCAATGAgtgataacataaaaaaatggtGCCAAAATTGTTTTTGTACAAACTTTTCCATAGCTTCTACTGTCTCTTGCTTCAGCACAGCCTGGAGAAACAAAATCTGTACTTATCCAACAGAAAAGTTGGTGGGAACAATTGAGATAGCACCAGGCCTAGCACAAGAGAAGGGAACAATAAAAGGGCGACCAGAGGCTACATGGTAGTCAGGCCTCAGTTACCATGTCTGCATTCTGCGGCTGTGGCTTGCTCCATGGCAATCTCTAGAATGGTTCCaaattaaaatccaaattttCCCTGGCTCTACACATTCACCACTCTTATCTCCACTGCCCAAAGTCACTTAAAACCTATATTTAGTCTCTCTCCCCATCAATACATTTTAAACAGATTCAATCCATTACCCCCCAATTCTAATAATTGACTGTAAAGAAGATAAATATACTATCTTTTTAAGtactgtttcttttgctatgcCTCAGGGAAAGTTAATTCCAGGTCTGAACCCTGAGCATCATCAGGCATGTTCCCTAATC
It includes:
- the C9H11orf16 gene encoding uncharacterized protein C11orf16 homolog, translated to MQSSTQLGMPLPKYCSVATTLKTPGCNCAAPFWDLSFTCPFALRAPYIPRHHALTRYSSYHQYLHIADPAWQGPGWLGRVGGATDTWVLARREPDGFYYLAQIKAAPELEKQGILLVEYEVPLVMCPNLPPQKQSVVLEEDVIQLSPSRDYSLQPGDKVLAPWEADRQRYGPGTVLLGLETKDPQRASKEEITVHFWNGKTAKVPQGGVRWVPPAAWKKVVERLHWPCTREDLSPLLWAPCCSLLGPVTGCTTNLPPLDAPFLCPPCQPHACCRLLCQGCFCCCSLMGPTWWPLTRTSEITAREFLESGLKPTAQLLPLEGSKEEAVAVHAPMAVSSSSPSSCEESDNELEMGLPQKLMVNSAVNTDPILPEKCWRQSGPCQPEWRYWRRNGSEPRPGKPGTRGCNIWKEKDNKQQKVQTAVVRTTKELTLKATNMKPLQTLPEEAEHRKLSQGHIQGTRIPKNSN